A window of Leptotrichia wadei contains these coding sequences:
- a CDS encoding RNA-guided endonuclease TnpB family protein, whose product MKYNLAFRYRIYPNKEQELLINKTFGCVRFVYNTILYVANKFYEETGKNKIITPASLKNENQFLKEVDSLALSNAQLNVKRSFTNFFQKRAKFPKFKSKKTSVKSYTTNCVNNSIRIEENKYLVLPKLKKVKLKYHREITEDYKIKSVTLTNSNGNYYVSVLTEFEKEIQKNPSNDKVIGLDFSMSELFISSENQRADYPRYFRMLEKKLKKLQKSLSRKVKFSKNWYKQRSKISKLHEYIKNCRRDFLHKLSKKLSEEYNAVVVEDLNMKGMSQSLNFGKSVGDNGWGMFLRMLEYKLMFLGKQFLKIDKWFPSSKTCSKCGNIKEELKLSERSYKCECCGIEIDRDYNAALNIKNIGKAMLEY is encoded by the coding sequence ATGAAATATAATTTAGCATTCAGATACAGAATTTATCCAAATAAAGAGCAGGAATTATTGATAAATAAGACTTTTGGATGTGTTCGTTTTGTTTACAATACGATTTTGTATGTTGCAAATAAATTTTATGAAGAAACGGGAAAAAATAAAATAATTACACCTGCCAGTTTGAAAAATGAAAACCAATTTTTGAAAGAAGTTGACAGTCTGGCACTTTCAAATGCTCAATTGAATGTAAAACGATCGTTTACAAATTTTTTTCAGAAGAGAGCGAAGTTTCCAAAGTTCAAATCTAAAAAGACTAGTGTTAAAAGTTATACGACAAATTGTGTGAACAATTCGATACGAATTGAAGAAAATAAATATTTAGTTTTGCCAAAATTGAAAAAAGTAAAATTGAAATATCATAGAGAAATAACAGAAGATTACAAGATAAAGTCAGTAACATTGACAAATAGCAATGGAAATTATTATGTTTCTGTTTTGACAGAATTTGAAAAAGAAATTCAAAAAAATCCAAGTAATGATAAAGTGATTGGACTTGATTTTTCGATGTCTGAACTATTTATCAGTTCTGAAAACCAAAGGGCTGATTATCCAAGATATTTTAGGATGTTGGAGAAAAAATTGAAAAAATTACAAAAATCATTATCAAGAAAAGTAAAATTTTCTAAAAATTGGTATAAGCAAAGATCGAAAATATCAAAACTTCATGAGTATATCAAAAATTGTCGAAGAGATTTCTTGCATAAATTATCGAAAAAATTATCTGAAGAGTACAATGCTGTGGTTGTTGAGGATTTGAATATGAAAGGGATGAGCCAGTCATTAAATTTTGGGAAAAGTGTAGGAGATAATGGATGGGGAATGTTCTTGAGAATGCTTGAGTATAAACTGATGTTTTTGGGAAAGCAATTTTTGAAGATAGATAAGTGGTTTCCATCGTCGAAAACTTGCAGTAAATGTGGAAATATTAAAGAGGAACTGAAATTATCAGAAAGAAGTTATAAATGTGAATGTTGTGGGATTGAAATTGATAGAGATTATAATGCGGCATTGAATATAAAAAACATTGGAAAAGCAATGTTGGAATATTAG
- a CDS encoding MliC family protein, which translates to MKSTKKMILATLIGVLAIGSIGYSAVSKTSRKKAVNKTAVTSKNLTRKFSCSSRNVTVENLSTNKVRLTDDSGKVYNLKLTRSASGELYSGNGVSIQIKGNDAVFTASGNDESCNLTSDSNSNSGNSNKAASGNLLRKFSCDGYQDITVENLSTDKVKLADGYGSIYNLNSTSAASGEKYSDGNISIHMKGNDAVYTENGKDKSCTLKSTGHGSIEE; encoded by the coding sequence ATGAAATCTACAAAAAAAATGATTTTAGCAACTTTAATTGGAGTATTGGCTATCGGTTCTATTGGTTATTCAGCTGTATCAAAAACTTCTAGAAAAAAAGCTGTAAATAAAACAGCAGTAACTTCTAAAAATTTAACAAGAAAATTTAGCTGCAGCAGCAGAAACGTAACAGTAGAAAATCTTTCAACAAATAAAGTTAGATTGACAGATGATAGCGGAAAAGTTTACAATTTAAAATTGACAAGATCTGCTAGTGGAGAATTATATTCAGGTAACGGAGTTTCTATTCAAATAAAAGGAAATGATGCTGTATTTACAGCAAGTGGAAATGATGAAAGCTGTAATTTAACAAGCGATTCAAATTCAAATAGCGGAAACTCAAATAAAGCTGCAAGTGGAAATTTATTAAGAAAATTTAGCTGTGATGGTTACCAAGATATAACAGTTGAAAATCTTTCAACAGATAAAGTAAAATTAGCTGATGGTTATGGAAGTATCTATAATTTAAATTCTACATCAGCTGCAAGTGGAGAAAAATATTCTGATGGAAATATTTCAATTCACATGAAAGGAAATGATGCTGTTTACACAGAAAATGGAAAAGATAAGAGCTGTACATTAAAAAGTACTGGTCATGGTTCTATTGAAGAATAA
- a CDS encoding DUF6320 domain-containing protein gives MYCIKCGVELEDGVKRCPLCETAVPEIKETEEEFAREYPIININLYEMKMKKVKKAIFLSFFTISIISILEVFFQNLIMYGKLEWGYYAIPSILVFDLGLFVFLDSYRMRTNLFLILTGLTVFFLILDFGDKKLTWSIGRGIPIVFVFYLISFVFSYVWDKHKSDRMKILNFFIFFVGIFLLVLELIISKKMTWSIFSSIPLFILSIMLRYAYKSYKEEFKRRLHR, from the coding sequence ATGTATTGTATAAAGTGTGGAGTAGAGCTGGAAGATGGAGTGAAAAGATGTCCGCTATGTGAAACGGCTGTTCCTGAAATAAAGGAAACGGAAGAAGAATTTGCAAGAGAATATCCGATTATTAATATAAATTTGTATGAAATGAAGATGAAAAAAGTGAAAAAAGCTATATTTCTATCATTTTTTACAATTTCAATTATTTCAATATTGGAGGTTTTTTTTCAAAATTTGATAATGTATGGGAAACTTGAATGGGGATATTATGCGATTCCATCTATTTTAGTCTTTGATTTGGGATTATTTGTATTTTTAGACTCTTATAGAATGAGAACAAATTTATTTTTGATATTGACTGGTCTTACAGTTTTTTTTCTTATACTTGATTTTGGAGATAAAAAATTAACTTGGAGCATAGGACGTGGAATTCCTATTGTTTTTGTATTTTATCTTATTAGCTTTGTTTTCTCGTATGTATGGGATAAACATAAAAGTGATAGGATGAAAATATTGAATTTTTTTATTTTTTTTGTTGGAATATTTCTTTTAGTTTTAGAATTAATTATAAGCAAAAAAATGACTTGGAGCATATTTTCTTCAATTCCATTATTTATTTTAAGCATAATGTTGCGATATGCCTACAAATCGTATAAGGAAGAGTTTAAGCGAAGATTGCACAGGTAA